A single window of Amyelois transitella isolate CPQ chromosome 17, ilAmyTran1.1, whole genome shotgun sequence DNA harbors:
- the LOC106134696 gene encoding uncharacterized protein LOC106134696 isoform X1, whose protein sequence is MKWSEDQTVKFVKIYLEHEYLWNTKHENYGHKYLRKKAYNSISSNFESATGIKLMEREVMTKLRNLTSTFAQEMAKIKKRSSCDQQYRPAMKWFHYWYNCKHRSQPTDDTTTDVQKKWLVLSDNENNEDGEYHEKSELNESQFENNCLENPASFNASNKRWSEEETHKFVKIYLQHDIFRNQKHDFKNNKMRKNAYNKIAMDFEAATGIALTEREVINKIRNLKSTYAQELLKIRRKSNSDFTYVSTLKWFADWDRCYNTKYSHDELRLSDSDDHKVWLELSNNEDETNATQNETVDSYSRTKWSETETLKFVKIYLQYEFLYNPKHKYFRQKKLRHEAYISVSSEFEAATGMKLDEQEIKAKVKILGSTYAQELAKIRKRSDTDNPYSPAMKWFHYWHKYKRVIQQRNAQNSEDDTQETGEISPETLSEDDQKFEPELEETIARESDSDEEVETKRVKLEDDEHSNKIFTNFVDTSSVSEPEDEFDHYGKYIATVLRGMDMDKALQIQLQIQTLLSGARMEDNTM, encoded by the exons ATGAAGTGGAGTGAAGACCAGACGGTGAAATTCGTGAAAATTTACTTGGAGCATGAGTACTTGTGGAACACGAAACATGAAAACTACGGGCATAAATATTTACGTAAAAAAGCGTACAATAGTATTAGCTCTAATTTCGAGAGTGCCACAGGTATTAAATTGATGGAAAGAGAAGTGATGACGAAGCTTAGGAATCTAACATCAACTTTCGCTCAGGAAATGgccaaaataaagaaaagatccTCGTGTGATCAGCAATACAGGCCAGCAATGAAATGGTTCCACTATTGGTACAATTGTAAACATAGAAGTCAGCCC acTGATGATACTACAACAGATGTTCAGAAGAAATGGTTAGTTTTATCAgacaatgaaaataatgaagatgGGGAATATCATGAAAAATCAGAGTTAAATGAGTCAcagtttgaaaataattgtcTGGAGAACCCAGCCTCTTTCAATGCAAGTAACAAAAGGTGGAGTGAAGAAGAAACACATAAATTTGTGAAGATTTATTTGCAGCATGACATTTTTAGGAATCAAAAACatgatttcaaaaataataaaatgcgtAAAAATGCCTACAATAAAATCGCTATGGACTTTGAGGCGGCTACTGGTATTGCTCTCACGGAGAGAgaagtgataaataaaataagaaatctaAAATCGACTTATGCGCaggaacttttaaaaataagaaggaAATCTAACTCGGACTTCACATATGTATCAACATTGAAATGGTTTGCTGACTGGGATAGATGCTACAATACCAAATACTCCCATGATGAG CTCAGACTATCAGACTCCGATGACCATAAAGTATGGCTGGAATTATCGAACAATGAAGATGAAACGAATGCAACGCAAAATGAAACAGTAGATAGCTATTCAAGGACAAAATGGAGCGAAactgaaacattaaaatttgtaaagatatatttacaatatgaATTCTTATACAACCCAAAACACAAATACTTCAGACAGAAGAAACTACGTCATGAAGCATATATCAGTGTGAGTTCAGAATTTGAAGCAGCAACTGGAATGAAACTAGAtgaacaagaaataaaagccAAAGTTAAGATATTGGGTTCTACTTACGCTCAGGAGTTggcaaaaataagaaaaagatcAGACACAGACAATCCATATTCGCCGGCGATGAAATGGTTCCATTACTGGCATAAATATAAACGTGTCATCCAACAGCGCAATGCTCAAAATTCAGAGGACGAT acACAAGAAACAGGCGAGATATCGCCTGAAACATTATCTGAAGACGACCAGAAATTCGAACCGGAATTGGAGGAAACAATCGCCCGCGAATCTGACTCGGACGAGGAAGTTGAGACGAAAAGAGTGAAATTAGAAGATGACGAACATTCCAATAAGATCTTCACCAATTTCGTTGATACAAGCTCTGTTTCCGAGCCGGAGGACGAGTTTGATCACTATGGAAAATACATCGCGACAGTATTGAGAGGTATGGATATGGACAAAGCTTTGCAGATACAGCTGCAGATACAAACATTGTTGAGCGGTGCTCGGATGGAGGATAACACGATGTAG
- the LOC106134696 gene encoding uncharacterized protein LOC106134696 isoform X2, with product MSTCGTRNMKTTGINIYVKKRTIVLALISRVPQTDDTTTDVQKKWLVLSDNENNEDGEYHEKSELNESQFENNCLENPASFNASNKRWSEEETHKFVKIYLQHDIFRNQKHDFKNNKMRKNAYNKIAMDFEAATGIALTEREVINKIRNLKSTYAQELLKIRRKSNSDFTYVSTLKWFADWDRCYNTKYSHDELRLSDSDDHKVWLELSNNEDETNATQNETVDSYSRTKWSETETLKFVKIYLQYEFLYNPKHKYFRQKKLRHEAYISVSSEFEAATGMKLDEQEIKAKVKILGSTYAQELAKIRKRSDTDNPYSPAMKWFHYWHKYKRVIQQRNAQNSEDDTQETGEISPETLSEDDQKFEPELEETIARESDSDEEVETKRVKLEDDEHSNKIFTNFVDTSSVSEPEDEFDHYGKYIATVLRGMDMDKALQIQLQIQTLLSGARMEDNTM from the exons ATGAGTACTTGTGGAACACGAAACATGAAAACTACGGGCATAAATATTTACGTAAAAAAGCGTACAATAGTATTAGCTCTAATTTCGAGAGTGCCACAG acTGATGATACTACAACAGATGTTCAGAAGAAATGGTTAGTTTTATCAgacaatgaaaataatgaagatgGGGAATATCATGAAAAATCAGAGTTAAATGAGTCAcagtttgaaaataattgtcTGGAGAACCCAGCCTCTTTCAATGCAAGTAACAAAAGGTGGAGTGAAGAAGAAACACATAAATTTGTGAAGATTTATTTGCAGCATGACATTTTTAGGAATCAAAAACatgatttcaaaaataataaaatgcgtAAAAATGCCTACAATAAAATCGCTATGGACTTTGAGGCGGCTACTGGTATTGCTCTCACGGAGAGAgaagtgataaataaaataagaaatctaAAATCGACTTATGCGCaggaacttttaaaaataagaaggaAATCTAACTCGGACTTCACATATGTATCAACATTGAAATGGTTTGCTGACTGGGATAGATGCTACAATACCAAATACTCCCATGATGAG CTCAGACTATCAGACTCCGATGACCATAAAGTATGGCTGGAATTATCGAACAATGAAGATGAAACGAATGCAACGCAAAATGAAACAGTAGATAGCTATTCAAGGACAAAATGGAGCGAAactgaaacattaaaatttgtaaagatatatttacaatatgaATTCTTATACAACCCAAAACACAAATACTTCAGACAGAAGAAACTACGTCATGAAGCATATATCAGTGTGAGTTCAGAATTTGAAGCAGCAACTGGAATGAAACTAGAtgaacaagaaataaaagccAAAGTTAAGATATTGGGTTCTACTTACGCTCAGGAGTTggcaaaaataagaaaaagatcAGACACAGACAATCCATATTCGCCGGCGATGAAATGGTTCCATTACTGGCATAAATATAAACGTGTCATCCAACAGCGCAATGCTCAAAATTCAGAGGACGAT acACAAGAAACAGGCGAGATATCGCCTGAAACATTATCTGAAGACGACCAGAAATTCGAACCGGAATTGGAGGAAACAATCGCCCGCGAATCTGACTCGGACGAGGAAGTTGAGACGAAAAGAGTGAAATTAGAAGATGACGAACATTCCAATAAGATCTTCACCAATTTCGTTGATACAAGCTCTGTTTCCGAGCCGGAGGACGAGTTTGATCACTATGGAAAATACATCGCGACAGTATTGAGAGGTATGGATATGGACAAAGCTTTGCAGATACAGCTGCAGATACAAACATTGTTGAGCGGTGCTCGGATGGAGGATAACACGATGTAG
- the LOC106134338 gene encoding uncharacterized protein LOC106134338, whose amino-acid sequence MRWSENETLEFVRIYLRHECLWNPASVDYKTRCVREKAFSDIVTELKSATGIVLDEDEVKVKIKSLRSTYVQEIAKIRLRSSSGSVYKPTIKWFDVWHKCLDRVKRNYRKRDQEIETPEQEDPCSEMWILESTENAETEEADPFVSQTEKYQVMFKSEPKETCSLSPDPFKPKDKMKRIHLSTDLSEESHRTSVVSNSQLREDEFDIYGKYIASQLRNMDLQKAIRVQLEIQSIVSEARLSCLSGH is encoded by the exons atgagGTGGAGTGAAAACGAGACATTGGAATTTGTGAGGATTTACCTCCGCCACGAATGTCTGTGGAACCCAGCCAGTGTGGacta TAAAACGCGTTGTGTACGTGAGAAAGCATTCTCCGACATTGTAACTGAACTGAAGTCAGCCACCGGTATTGTCCTGGATGAAGATGaagttaaagtaaaaataaagagtcTCAGATCTACTTATGTTCAAGAGATAGCTAAAATTCGGCTGAGATCCAGTTCAGGGTCTGTGTACAAACCGACAATCAAATGGTTTGACGTGTGGCACAAATGTCTAGATCGTGTGAAGCGAAATTACCGTAAAAGAGACCAAGAAAttgaa ACGCCAGAACAAGAAGATCCATGTTCAGAAATGTGGATTCTGGAATCAACAGAGAACGCAGAAACCGAGGAAGCTGATCCGTTTGTATCACAAACTGAGAAATACCAAGTCATGTTTAAGTCTGAGCCAAAGGAGACATGCAGTCTGTCCCCAGACCCTTTCAAACCCAAAGATAAAATGAAACGTATACATTTAAGTACGGACCTTTCAGAGGAATCACACAGGACCAGCGTAGTGTCTAATTCACAACTGAGAGAGGATGAATTTGACATTTATGGTAAATATATTGCGTCTCAGCTGAGAAACATGGATTTACAGAAAGCTATTAGAGTACAATTGGAAATACAGAGTATAGTGAGTGAAGCTCGGTTATCTTGTTTAAGTGGACATTAA
- the LOC132902715 gene encoding uncharacterized protein LOC132902715, producing the protein MRWSESVTLEFVKLYLKYECLWNPAHSDYKLKYARNKAYQEISSDFRASTNKNLSLLEVKMKIRALRTTYSQQVQKILQRSVPDSIYEPTIIWFNEMDRCLKHITPMNRQQYSNDIPQDVWSSHELQNDCLEEPGSDPVVSQTEDEYDSAKPENPEIKLKKKSQSRKIKKKTNRNRNVDYFTDSISEQCEKEDEFDVYGKYVATQLRQMSIQRALRVQLEIQNLMSEARISEICND; encoded by the exons ATGCGCTGGAGCGAATCAGTCACTTTAGAGTttgttaaattgtatttaaaatacgaATGTCTGTGGAACCCCGCACACTCTGATTATAAACTGAAATATGCAAGAAACAAGGCTTACCAAGAGATAAGCTCAGATTTCAGGGcttctacaaataaaaatttatctcTCTTAGAAGTGAAAATGAAGATAAGAGCATTAAGAACTACATACTCGCAACAGGTTCAGAAAATTCTGCAAAGATCAGTCCCTGACTCCATTTATGAGCCGACAATAATTTGGTTCAATGAAATGGATCGATGTCTAAAACATATCACACCAATGAACCGACAGCAGTATAGTAAT gACATTCCTCAGGATGTGTGGTCTAGTCATGAATTGCAAAATGATTGTTTGGAAGAACCCGGATCTGATCCAGTAGTGTCCCAAACTGAAGATGAATATGACTCGGCAAAACCAGAAAATCctgaaattaaacttaaaaagaaGTCCCAATCccgaaaaattaaaaagaaaaccaatAGGAATAGAAATGTAGATTATTTTACAGATTCAATTTCAGAACAGTGCGAGAAAGAGGATGAATTTGATGTCTATGGGAAGTATGTAGCAACACAGCTTAGGCAAATGAGTATACAGAGAGCTTTGAGGGTACAACTTGAGATACAGAACCTTATGAGCGAAGCACGAATATCTGAAATTTGTAATGACTaa